Proteins encoded within one genomic window of Deinococcus depolymerans:
- a CDS encoding sensor histidine kinase — protein sequence MPSRLPVPSRVPPLAREVALPHTPRLLRVGPRLFLTTLGAFLLLGLPVAGLVSQGVYGGIHRSFAERSLRESRLVATLPPVVAALSGNAAERANLNALMNRYRAQLGADYVVVTDRDARRLTHPNAAQVGQRMQGGDFTAFLRGRSVTETVQGTLGRSVRSKVPVVDGAGRVLGLASVGFLLPRLRDVFLDVLRAGLPWYLLALLSALALALGVARRVKTEMLGLEPEQIAGGLRQYRAVLNTLEEGVLVARAGQVFVMNPQARALLGTPDAALPLPWPPGLPLPVPGAGPVTAEVAGRPVLLAAQEAGEGAVVVTLRDLARVRALADELTQSQRYAELLRAQTHEFTNRLHTLAGLLHLGETREALALIHAQSARHEAHLQAVGALRHVRLSALLLGKFDRAAERGVTLTLDPLSALPGTLPPGVLDLLELAAGNLIENALEAASGTPDAEVRVLIATDPEGLVLEVRDTGPGVPAALAGTLTVRGVSSRGMGRGVGLALVADRAQALGAVLTHDRVRADGRDWTRFTLDVPLPEAEE from the coding sequence GTGCCCTCCCGCCTGCCTGTTCCGTCCCGCGTGCCGCCGCTGGCGCGTGAGGTGGCGCTGCCGCACACGCCCCGCCTGCTGCGGGTCGGGCCGAGGCTGTTCCTGACGACGCTGGGCGCGTTCCTGCTGCTGGGGCTGCCGGTGGCGGGGCTGGTCAGTCAGGGCGTCTACGGCGGCATTCACCGGTCGTTCGCGGAGCGGTCCCTGCGCGAGTCGCGGCTGGTGGCGACGCTCCCGCCGGTCGTGGCGGCCCTGTCGGGGAACGCGGCCGAACGGGCGAACCTGAACGCCCTGATGAACCGTTACCGCGCTCAGCTGGGCGCGGATTACGTGGTGGTCACCGACCGGGACGCGCGGCGCCTGACGCACCCGAACGCGGCGCAGGTGGGGCAGCGCATGCAGGGCGGGGACTTCACGGCGTTCCTGCGGGGCCGGAGCGTCACGGAGACGGTGCAGGGCACGCTGGGCCGCTCGGTGCGGTCGAAGGTGCCCGTCGTGGACGGCGCGGGGCGGGTGCTGGGGCTGGCGAGCGTGGGCTTCCTGCTGCCCCGCCTGCGGGACGTGTTCCTGGACGTGCTGCGCGCGGGCCTCCCCTGGTACCTGCTGGCCCTCCTGTCAGCCCTGGCCCTGGCCCTGGGCGTGGCGCGGCGCGTGAAGACCGAGATGCTGGGTCTGGAACCCGAGCAGATCGCCGGGGGCCTGCGGCAGTACCGGGCGGTCCTGAACACCCTGGAAGAAGGGGTGCTGGTGGCCCGCGCGGGGCAGGTGTTCGTGATGAACCCCCAGGCCCGCGCGCTGCTGGGCACCCCGGACGCCGCGCTGCCGCTGCCGTGGCCGCCGGGCCTCCCGCTGCCCGTACCAGGGGCCGGGCCGGTCACGGCGGAGGTCGCGGGCCGCCCGGTGCTGCTGGCCGCGCAGGAGGCCGGCGAGGGCGCGGTGGTGGTCACGCTGCGGGACTTGGCGCGGGTGCGCGCCCTGGCGGACGAGCTGACGCAGTCGCAGCGTTACGCGGAACTGCTGCGGGCGCAGACGCACGAGTTCACGAACCGCCTGCACACCCTGGCGGGCCTGCTGCACCTGGGCGAGACGCGCGAGGCCCTGGCCCTCATCCACGCGCAGTCGGCGCGGCACGAGGCGCACCTGCAGGCGGTGGGGGCGCTGCGGCACGTGCGGCTCTCGGCGCTGCTGCTGGGCAAGTTCGACCGCGCGGCGGAACGGGGCGTGACCCTCACCCTCGATCCCCTGTCGGCGCTGCCGGGCACGCTGCCGCCCGGCGTGCTGGATCTGCTGGAGCTTGCGGCCGGGAACCTGATCGAGAACGCCCTGGAGGCGGCGAGCGGCACGCCGGACGCCGAGGTGCGGGTGCTGATCGCCACCGACCCGGAAGGCCTGGTGCTGGAGGTCCGTGACACGGGTCCCGGCGTGCCCGCGGCGCTGGCGGGCACCCTGACCGTGCGGGGCGTGAGCAGCAGGGGTATGGGGCGCGGCGTGGGGCTGGCCCTGGTGGCCGACCGGGCGCAGGCGCTCGGCGCGGTCCTCACGCACGACCGGGTGCGGGCGGACGGGCGGGACTGGACGCGCTTCACGCTGGACGTGCCCCTCCCCGAGGCCGAAGAATGA
- a CDS encoding dicarboxylate/amino acid:cation symporter has translation MPRLFRSLYAQVLTAIVIGVLVGHFFPTVGEALKPLGDGFIKLIKVVIGPIIFCTVVSGVASMRDTRKIGRVGGKALLYFEVVTTAALLIGLVVVNLVGPGRGMNINPATLDTSAITKYTDAAGEQTVADFVLHIIPTTFVSAFTEGDLLQVLLIALLSGFALIRMGDLGQRVLKGIDAVSVLVFQILGFIMKLAPVGAFGAMAFTIGKYGVGSLQQLAYLMGTFYVTCALFVFVLLNVIARLAGFSLLKFLRYIKEELLLVLGTSSSESALPRLMAKLEHAGANKSVVGLVVPTGYSFNLDGTSIYLTMAAVFIAQATNTDLSFAQELALLAILLLTSKGAAGVTGSGFVVLAGTLAALGTVPVAGLALILGIDRFMSEGRAITNIIGNGVATLVVARSEKALDMNRLTRVLNGEQLPPVNADVQAEEHGEGRKLGNAQPA, from the coding sequence ATGCCCAGACTGTTCCGCAGCCTCTACGCGCAGGTGCTGACCGCCATCGTGATCGGCGTGCTCGTCGGCCATTTCTTCCCCACCGTCGGCGAAGCGCTCAAGCCCCTCGGGGACGGCTTCATCAAACTGATCAAGGTCGTCATCGGCCCCATCATCTTCTGCACGGTCGTCAGCGGCGTCGCCAGCATGCGCGACACCAGGAAGATCGGCCGGGTGGGCGGCAAGGCCCTGCTGTACTTCGAGGTCGTCACCACCGCCGCCCTGCTGATCGGGCTGGTCGTCGTGAACCTCGTCGGCCCCGGGCGCGGCATGAACATCAACCCCGCCACCCTCGACACCAGCGCCATCACCAAGTACACCGACGCCGCCGGCGAACAGACCGTCGCGGACTTCGTGCTGCACATCATCCCCACCACCTTCGTCAGTGCCTTCACCGAGGGCGACCTGCTGCAGGTGCTGCTCATCGCGCTCCTGAGCGGCTTCGCCCTGATCCGCATGGGTGACCTCGGGCAGCGCGTCCTGAAAGGCATCGACGCCGTCAGCGTCCTGGTGTTCCAGATCCTGGGCTTCATCATGAAACTCGCCCCCGTCGGAGCGTTCGGCGCGATGGCCTTCACCATCGGCAAGTACGGCGTCGGCAGCCTCCAGCAGCTCGCGTACCTGATGGGCACCTTCTACGTCACCTGCGCCCTGTTCGTGTTCGTCCTGCTGAACGTCATCGCCAGACTCGCCGGATTCAGCCTGCTGAAATTCCTGCGCTACATCAAGGAAGAACTGCTGCTCGTGCTGGGCACCAGCTCCAGCGAGAGCGCCCTGCCGCGCCTCATGGCCAAACTCGAACACGCCGGCGCGAACAAGAGCGTCGTCGGGCTCGTCGTCCCCACCGGGTACTCCTTCAACCTCGACGGCACCAGCATCTACCTGACCATGGCCGCCGTGTTCATCGCCCAGGCCACCAACACCGACCTGAGTTTCGCGCAGGAACTCGCCCTGCTGGCCATCCTCCTGCTCACCAGCAAGGGCGCCGCGGGCGTCACCGGCAGCGGCTTCGTCGTCCTCGCCGGGACCCTCGCCGCACTCGGCACCGTCCCCGTCGCGGGCCTCGCCCTGATCCTCGGCATCGACCGCTTCATGAGCGAGGGCCGAGCCATCACCAACATCATCGGCAACGGCGTCGCCACCCTCGTCGTCGCCCGCAGCGAGAAAGCACTCGACATGAACCGCCTCACCCGCGTCCTCAACGGCGAGCAGCTCCCACCCGTGAACGCCGACGTGCAGGCCGAGGAACACGGCGAGGGGCGCAAGCTGGGGAACGCACAACCGGCGTAA